Proteins encoded by one window of Candidatus Nomurabacteria bacterium:
- a CDS encoding helix-turn-helix transcriptional regulator has translation MAEKNGLTNVKLVASILRALNHKLRQSMMELMENKPGITVTEIYAKLHLEQSVASQHLAILRQAGIVKIERDKKMIRYSLNKERIKEIDLLLQKIVAGHKSITKA, from the coding sequence ATGGCAGAAAAAAACGGTTTGACCAATGTAAAATTGGTCGCATCTATTTTACGTGCTCTCAATCATAAGTTGAGACAGAGCATGATGGAATTAATGGAGAATAAGCCGGGAATCACCGTCACAGAAATATACGCCAAGTTGCACTTGGAACAGTCTGTGGCATCACAACATCTTGCTATCCTGCGACAGGCGGGAATTGTAAAGATCGAACGAGACAAGAAAATGATTCGCTATTCTTTAAACAAGGAGCGAATCAAAGAAATCGATTTGCTGCTTCAAAAAATTGTTGCAGGGCATAAGTCGATAACCAAAGCCTGA
- a CDS encoding SRPBCC domain-containing protein encodes MEHLHYTIDINAPQQKVWDTMLGEETYKQWTSVFNPDPTAQSYVEGGWDEGSDIKFLGKEKNGTISGMIGKIQESRPGEFISIKYSGEIMQGKENSYGPDELYFENYTFKEKDGGTELIIDINVKDEYKDMFNGMWPKALETLKQLAEK; translated from the coding sequence ATGGAACATTTACACTATACAATTGATATCAATGCTCCTCAGCAAAAAGTTTGGGACACAATGCTAGGCGAAGAAACATACAAGCAATGGACATCAGTTTTTAATCCTGACCCCACAGCACAATCATATGTTGAAGGTGGTTGGGATGAAGGAAGTGATATTAAGTTTTTAGGCAAGGAAAAAAATGGCACTATTTCAGGGATGATCGGAAAAATACAAGAATCCAGACCAGGTGAATTTATTTCTATCAAATACTCGGGTGAAATCATGCAGGGCAAGGAAAATAGCTATGGACCTGATGAGTTGTATTTTGAAAACTACACGTTCAAGGAAAAAGATGGTGGAACTGAATTGATTATAGACATTAACGTGAAAGATGAGTACAAGGATATGTTTAACGGTATGTGGCCAAAAGCCCTAGAAACATTAAAGCAGTTAGCTGAGAAATAA
- a CDS encoding sulfite exporter TauE/SafE family protein: MTILTDFLSEYLFVYIWLIATTFINIVVQTSGSMIINPVTAFFTDPQRAIGIGAFIFFFSGIHRVYLFRKEAFTEKRNLDIVKALMPFSIIGAILGGTLISYMSAKLLAAVVVIASIYFIYKTLRHVSTDQTPIESVHRAKLSMVALFSGFLQGGGLPGADIRNNYLRTVVSEVSVRAIGSTLGLSVFFVTGIIILFHNHLNARDLILVVTVIPFLLLAQHYGKKILNKLPDKSAKVLSVSLSLIGIILLTYKYFL; this comes from the coding sequence CATTTATAAACATCGTTGTTCAAACTTCTGGATCAATGATTATCAATCCTGTAACTGCGTTCTTTACAGACCCCCAAAGAGCAATAGGGATTGGTGCATTTATTTTTTTCTTTAGTGGTATACATCGAGTCTATTTATTTAGAAAAGAAGCATTTACTGAAAAGAGGAATCTGGATATTGTAAAAGCTCTTATGCCCTTCTCAATCATTGGAGCAATCTTAGGTGGTACCCTTATTTCATATATGAGTGCAAAACTTTTAGCTGCAGTCGTTGTAATTGCATCAATATATTTTATCTACAAGACACTTCGACACGTTTCAACAGACCAAACACCAATTGAGTCTGTGCACAGAGCAAAGCTTAGTATGGTTGCACTATTTTCTGGTTTTCTACAAGGGGGAGGTTTACCTGGGGCAGATATTAGAAACAATTACTTGCGAACAGTAGTTTCTGAAGTCTCTGTGCGAGCAATTGGCTCAACTCTTGGACTTTCAGTGTTTTTTGTAACTGGAATTATTATTCTATTTCATAACCATCTTAATGCAAGAGACCTTATCCTTGTAGTTACCGTTATCCCCTTCCTACTATTAGCTCAACACTATGGAAAAAAAATACTTAATAAGCTACCAGATAAAAGTGCAAAAGTCCTTTCTGTATCTCTTTCTCTTATCGGAATCATCCTCCTTACCTATAAATACTTTTTATAG